In Amyelois transitella isolate CPQ chromosome 5, ilAmyTran1.1, whole genome shotgun sequence, one DNA window encodes the following:
- the LOC106138429 gene encoding cilia- and flagella-associated protein 65 has translation MQKPSDESVSEIKVVDFGSIPVDSVVEKYVNLENTDEKVLTYRVSLLYLPNGIDRVFKVSLTDTVVKPGDLAEIRIQFKPNVVGQSFTEYYIVDDTAGNSFRLTIRGKCFGPKVTLSERKLEFRICKNVSEQRRETIQIVNKSSVDTTYQWLMPLNGQGFFQISTGNCGLIRAYETIMASVLFSGTALGIYTAELVCLVLNQDPLFLNVVATVVLPGNPLFNITDHVFEKSWKRKSRYTHLMENSLNRLGYIPAASVFERYLDFGMGSVSDITLNISQTLCITNHEQDEGYIQWVPDADEVFMIDPIDSVIPGNESRLFTVRFRPKLANEVFGYLMCGDFQYKQFDPDTDVVKLKHTWFRIPCVGNTWPPCTQWGADCDCPTEVTLPPTVPTRTTFTNFMLSNKLEIPMYYKFEAPYATNFVVMPMCGIVPSRGWQIISVALEPKSYGEYFETWNLVINKAHKGAFKTTRLTLCGNAEVSHVEVMSHGIAPATHAMYEFQPTITGCTNYCTAYLHNLTRMEVHLRILNSVSWLGADHAGCIVLPPKEIVPYHFWFFPKIADKVYETTITCSCVCLINEKPVGEPTEIFIRIIGFSEFPDLRVLPKKTNLHDIVVGESLSFSVKLYNYGSCFFTSQLFHEIDGMGDDFSTDRLEIVSTVNSLKPSNHCDVMMTVTPNGAGARRIYIKYSVLYRTEDGEIEEIQPVTKTICTIWYDGIYPTLKVKRTISTKCPIILSNHCVWNIVNVEELNKAFVDCRPNKPLSVNIYAPDLCVRTGGVEFIFVIGCIYNAPVAWRMRREKICECEMIEVQIGISMYEMRHTCTHRRLVQLSPLSGIVTPDTPNLVFLKVDYEFEGANVLCYLITMPNNRTIYLYINLYAHLNTKGILTPLRRCVGVTEYLAVLNCGRVPINNLDPVIRIVWLYNPTEVFTTWRLLRGNTISPDSVIRCLLYFAEVPPLGKLAIPFSFMPTEMVDYEVVFLCSFGYDTEKIKVFGQGGLPNCIETRLDIPSYVERVIRSAYRKEVIYLSVEHITIPMMPTHSLSRDIIAICNDTDSIIRFIWLPERIANIINIVMTPCWGVIQPKTTEWITMTVYTLQEPATFTTTVACEILDLTERKKYQRNELLRRNKIEKCNQEFIITEKGLTHPGINDSPPYVLDIVKPVPFYLAMTVSICSKGQRDGFPRMLLKQMWEQTPAYDLLSSDLSDYGGINRSSTGNNMTTADIIRVIDGVLWDALHSKMFKNQIKYLAREEIPTYSQLVKMIETDKKPRLSRRVTSGICDAIVNKAVFHVYGLNPKHDNMAILEAEE, from the exons ATGCAAAAACCTTCGGATGAAAGTGTTTCAGAAATTAAAGTGGTAGACTTCGGTTCTATTCCCGTGGACAGTGTAgttgaaaaatatgttaatttagaaaatacaGACGAG AAAGTACTTACGTATCGAGTTTCCTTGCTGTATTTACCAAACGGAATCGATCGTGTATTCAAAGTGTCTCTCACAGACACGGTGGTAAAACCAGGAGACCTGGCTGAAATTAGGATACAGTTTAAGCCGAATGTGGTCGGTCAGTCTTTCACAGAATACTACATAGTTGATGACACCGCAGGGAACAGTTTCAGATTGACCATCCGTGGAAAATGTTTTG GTCCGAAAGTAACGCTGAGCGAACGAAAACTAGAGTTTAGAATATGCAAGAATGTTTCGGAGCAAAGAAGAGAAACAATTCAGATTGTCAATAAATCTTCTGTGGATACAACATACCAGTGGTTAATGCCTTTAAATGGTCAAGGATTCTTCCAA ATATCGACCGGTAACTGCGGCCTCATAAGAGCATACGAGACAATCATGGCATCGGTCCTCTTCTCTGGTACCGCACTTGGAatttatacagctgaacttgtaTGTTTGGTTTTGAATCAG GATCCACTCTTCCTAAATGTAGTCGCTACTGTGGTATTACCCGGCAATCCGTTATTTAATATAACCGACCACGTTTTCGAAAAGAGTTGGAAGCGTAAAAGCCGTTACACTCACCTAATGGAGAACAGCCTCAACCGGTTGGGATACATACCTGCTGCTTCGGTATTTGAAAGATACTTGGACTTTGGTATGGGAAGCGTTTCAGACATCACTTTGAACATATCACAGACTTTGTGCATTACTAATCATGAACAAGATGAAGGATATATACAATGGGTGCCAG ATGCTGATGAAGTATTTATGATTGATCCAATTGACTCTGTGATCCCAGGAAACGAATCTAGGCTGTTTACTGTTAGATTCAG GCCCAAATTGGCGAACGAAGTATTCGGGTACCTGATGTGCGGCGACTTCCAATACAAGCAATTTGACCCCGACACGGACGTGGTGAAGCTGAAACACACGTGGTTTCGAATACCCTGCGTTGGTAACACATGGCCACCTTGCACGCAATGGGGTGCAGACTGCGACTGTCCTACTGAG GTTACATTGCCACCAACTGTGCCAACGAGAACAACATTCACCAACTTTATGTTGTCAAACAAATTAGAAATACCGATGTATTACAAATTCGAAGCACCCTATGCTAC AAATTTCGTTGTGATGCCCATGTGTGGAATTGTGCCAAGTCGAGGATGGCAGATCATATCCGTGGCATTGGAGCCTAAATCTTATGGAGAATATTTTGAAACATGGAATCTTGTTATCAACAAAGCCCATAAA GGCGCTTTCAAAACCACACGACTGACCTTATGCGGGAACGCGGAGGTCAGCCACGTAGAAGTGATGTCCCACGGAATCGCGCCCGCCACCCACGCCATGTATGAGTTCCAGCCCACCATTACTGGTTGCACTAACTATTGCACCGCTTACCTGCACAACCTCACGAGGATGGAAGTCCA CCTTAGGATCCTGAACAGCGTGTCATGGTTGGGAGCTGATCACGCGGGCTGTATTGTTCTGCCGCCGAAGGAAATAGTCCCATACCACTTCTGGTTCTTCCCCAAGATCGCGGACAAAGTCTACGAGACAACTATAACGTGCTCTTGCGTTTGTTTGATCAATGAAAA GCCTGTAGGAGAACCAACGGAAATTTTTATACGCATAATTGGATTTTCGGAGTTTCCAGATTTAAGG GTGTTACCAAAGAAAACAAATCTTCACGACATTGTTGTGGGCGAAAGTCTTTCGTTTTCCGTCAAGCTATATAACTATGGAAGTTGCTTCTTTACTTCACAACTGTTCCATGAAATCGATGGTATGGGGGATGACTTCAGCACTGACAGGCTGGAAATAGTTTCCACAGTT AATAGCCTGAAACCATCGAATCATTGCGATGTAATGATGACCGTTACGCCAAACGGCGCCGGGGCTAGGAGGATCTACATCAAATACAGTGTGCTTTATCGCACAGAAGATGGAGAAATTGAGGAAATACAACCAGTTACGAAGACTATTTGCACCATTTGGTATGATGGGATTTATCCTACATTAAAG GTGAAACGAACAATATCAACAAAATGTCCGATTATATTGAGCAATCACTGTGTTTGGAATATCGTTAATGTTGAAGA ATTAAACAAAGCCTTTGTGGATTGCCGTCCTAACAAGCCTCTGTCAGTCAACATCTACGCGCCTGATTTGTGCGTGCGCACGGGCGGCGTCGAGTTCATATTCGTGATCGGTTGCATATACAATGCGCCTGTAGCATGGAGAATGAGAAGGGAGAAGATTTGCGAATGCGAAATGATCGAGGTCCAAATTGGGATATCAATGTATGAGATGAGGCATACGTGCACTCACAGACGTTTGGTGCAGTTGTCACCACTCAGCGGAATTGTTACC CCTGATACACCAAACCTGGTTTTCTTAAAAGTAGACTACGAATTCGAGGGCGCCAACGTCCTTTGCTATCTAATAACGATGCCTAACAATAGAACGATTTACCTATACATCAACTTATACGCCCATCTGAATACGAAAGGTATTCTGACTCCTTTGAGAAGATGCGTGGGAGTCACAGAATACCTGGCTGTTTTGAACTGTGGTCGTGTGCCAATCAATAATCTGGATCCAGTTATAAGA ATCGTGTGGTTATACAACCCGACGGAAGTGTTTACAACGTGGCGTCTATTGCGCGGGAACACGATTTCTCCCGACTCAGTGATTCGCTGTTTGCTGTATTTCGCCGAAGTGCCACCGCTGGGCAAATTGGCTATACCATTCTCATTTATGCCAACCGAAATGGTAGATTAcgag GTAGTATTCCTCTGTTCGTTTGGTTACGACacggaaaaaataaaagtatttggGCAGGGCGGTTTGCCCAACTGTATAGAAACAAGGCTCGACATACCCAGTTATGTGGAAAGGGTAATTAGATCCGCGTATAGGAAAGAAGTc ATATATCTTTCCGTCGAACACATAACGATACCGATGATGCCCACTCATTCGTTGTCACGAGACATCATTGCGATTTGCAACGATACAGACAGCATCATACGGTTTATTTGGCTACC cGAAAGAATAGCAAACATCATAAATATAGTAATGACCCCATGCTGGGGGGTAATTCAGCCTAAAACTACGGAGTGGATCACGATGACCGTCTACACTTTGCAAGAACCGGCCACGTTCAC AACAACTGTGGCATGCGAGATTCTGGATCTGACCGAGCGAAAAAAATACCAGCGAAACGAGTTACTAAGGAGGAATAAAATAGAGAAATGCAACCAAGAATTTATCATCACCGAAAAAGGTTTAACTCATCCA GGCATAAATGATTCCCCTCCCTACGTATTGGACATAGTAAAACCCGTGCCGTTTTACTTGGCAATGACAGTGTCAATATGCTCTAAAGGCCAACGGGATGGCTTTCCCAGAATGCTTTTGAAACAAATGTGGGAGCAG acTCCGGCATACGATCTGCTATCATCGGATCTCAGCGATTATGGAGGCATTAACAGATCCTCCACAGGCAACAATATGACTACTGCTGACATAATACGTGTTATAGATGGTGTATTGTG GGATGCCCTTCACAGCAAGATGTTTaagaatcaaattaaatatttagcgAGGGAGGAAATACCAACATATTCTCAATTAGTGAAAATGATTGAAACTGATAAGAAACCTCGTTTGAGTCGCAG AGTAACCTCTGGGATATGCGACGCCATTGTCAACAAAGCTGTTTTCCACGTCTACGGTCTCAACCCTAAACATGACAATATGGCTATATTGGAAGCTGAGGAATAA
- the LOC106138129 gene encoding S1 RNA-binding domain-containing protein 1 — MEDSEPLNTRKRKTNATNAESSEEKKRKVSRVGETGKIKRTTKKKQEVLDPDVEFYQCSTSNTQNNDAGIGLPDAEVLAEIEKIPQALACNFIALLTEGCTLPFIARYRKTAVENLMPDRLRELYESYHNVLQLKKKVKSVLETLRKSKKLTADIEKSVINARSLSELDLIYSPLKSHSVSLAERARNLGLESHALQALNGVYINLQSLCSQDDQLSSVDKVEAHITHIIADVIYKDTRVLEHMRSLKNETRFTLQSSRTKSSLKNETDACKKSDSKTDPETYKLYFDWKCPSHFVKPHQTLAINRGEDEKILSVKVIVPDWFYNRLEKFCLTLWKSRHWVSKGLTDAYNRLIKPWLSRQVRSDLTTNAHKEAVKTFTTNLEKYLLTEPIKNRVIAGLDPGFKAGCKVGIINPNGDKLDACTLFPDLRRHNSNDPAAKQLKDLLVKYKVELIGLGNGTACRETESWLKKHEISGNVPVVIVPEQGASIYSISKEAQKEHPNMDPNLISALSIARRVLDPLGELIKVDPKNLGVGLYQHDIPPKMLESALDCAVEKVVSLVGVDINTASQAMLRRISGLNDGRAKKMIAYRQDNGGFSARAEILKVGGIGKVTFQQCAGFLRVLGGSEPLDATIIHPESYSVAKSFAKKIDVNIKELTKPHFPSLIESKIQMIDIEKMSKDLNTDISTLELIINAFKQKSLEDDIISFCRPVYSMAVQAVDQLQEGMTLTGVVRNVVPFGCFVDCGLGENGLIHRSNLGASQTPKLGDRVAVNVIPSMKPKKIQLKLEKILD; from the exons ATGGAGGACTCGGAACCTTTGAATACGAGAAAACGAAAAACAAATGCCACTAATGCAGAATCTTCAGAAGAGAAAAAACGTAAAGTATCAAGAGTTGGAGAAACAGGTAAGATTAAAcgaactacaaaaaaaaagcaagAGGTCTTGGATCCTGATGTTGAATTTTATCAATGTTCAACAAGCAATACTCAGAATAATGATGCAGGCATTGGATTACCTGATGCAGAAGTACTGGCTGAAATTGAGAAAATACCACAAGCATTAGCTTGCAACTTTATAGCTCTTTTAACTGAAGGATGTACATTGCCTTTTATTGCAAGATATAGGAAAACAGCTGTGGAAAATTTGATGCCGGACAG gctTCGAGAACTATATGAAAGTTATCACAATGTTTTGCagttaaagaaaaaagttaaatctGTTTTGGAGACATTGAGGAAATCAAAAAAGTTGACTGCAGATATTGAAAAGAGTGTCATAAATGCTCGTAGTTTATCAGAATTGGACTTGatt tattcTCCACTAAAGTCACATTCAGTATCACTTGCTGAAAGAGCTCGCAATCTGGGCTTAGAGTCTCACGCCTTACAAGCACTTAATGGAGTGTACATAAACCTGCAATCACTGTGTTCTCAAGATGATCAGTTGTCATCTGTAGACAAAGTAGAGGCACATATAACACACATAATTGCTGATGTTATTTACAAAGATACTAGGGTTTTAGAGCATATGAGAAGCTT GAAAAACGAAACCAGGTTTACTTTACAAAGTAGCCGGACAAAAAGCTCTCTGAAGAACGAAACTGATGCTTGTAAGAAGAGTGACTCTAAAACAGATCCGGAAACATACAAATTGTACTTTGACTGGAAGTGCCCCAGTCACTTTGTGAAACCTCATCAAACACTTGCAATCAATAGAGGGGAGGATGAAAAAATCCTATCTGTAAAAGTGATTGTTCCTGATTGGTTCTACAATAGACTAGAAAA ATTTTGTTTAACCCTATGGAAAAGCAGACATTGGGTAAGCAAAGGACTAACAGATGCCTACAACCGGCTTATAAAACCATGGTTGTCCAGACAAGTGAGGTCTGATCTCACGACAAATGCCCATAAAGAAGCCGTGAAGACTTTTACAACCAACCTGGAGAAGTATCTTTTGACTGAGCCTATCAAGAATAGGGTTATTGCAGGCTTAGATCCAGGGTTCAAAGCGGGCTGTAAG GTAGGCATTATAAACCCAAATGGTGACAAATTAGATGCGTGCACATTATTTCCTGATTTACGAAGACACAACTCGAATGATCCAGCAGCAAAACAACTGAAAGACCTACtggtaaaatataa AGTGGAGTTGATTGGGCTCGGCAACGGGACTGCTTGTCGTGAAACTGAATCTTGGTTGAAGAAACATGAAATATCTGGTAACGTCCCTGTGGTCATCGTCCCCGAGCAAGGCGCCTCGATTTATTCTATTAGCAAAGAAGCTCAAAAG gAACATCCAAATATGGATCCCAACTTAATATCTGCCCTTTCTATAGCAAGAAGGGTATTAGATCCCCTAGgagaattaattaaa GTGGATCCAAAGAACTTGGGTGTTGGATTGTACCAACACGATATTCCACCGAAAATGTTAGAATCCGCATTGGACTGTGCTGTTGAGAAAGTGGTCAGTTTGGTGGGCGTTGACATCAATACTGCCTCACAAGCGATGTTAAg GCGTATATCAGGTTTAAACGACGGCCGAGCGAAAAAAATGATAGCGTATCGGCAAGACAACGGGGGTTTTAGTGCCAGGGCGGAGATTCTCAAAGTGGGCGGCATCGGAAAGGTCACGTTCCAGCAATGCGCCGGGTTCCTCAGGGTTCTAGGCGGGAGCGAACCGCTGGACGCGACGATTATACATCCAGAGAGCTATAGTGTAGCTAAGTC ATTTGCGAAGAAAATAGACGTCAACATCAAAGAATTAACAAAACCTCATTTCCCAAGTCTTATAGAGTCTAAAATACAAATGATCGACATTGAAAAAATGAGTAAAGATCTTAATACGGACATCAGCACACTAGAGTTGATTATAAATGCTTTTAAACAGAAGTCACTTGAGGATGATATTATATCTTTCTGTAGACCTGTGTATTCAATGGCTGTTCAAGCTGTTGATCAGTTACAAGAAGGAATGACATTAACAG gaGTTGTCCGCAACGTCGTTCCATTCGGCTGTTTCGTCGACTGCGGCTTGGGAGAAAACGGACTTATACATAGGAGTAATTTAGGTGCAAGTCAGACTCCCAAACTAGGGGACAGAGTAGCGGTGAACGTCATACCGTCGATGAAACCAAAGAAAATACAGCTAAAGTTGGAGAAAATCTTAGACTGA
- the LOC132904447 gene encoding uncharacterized protein LOC132904447, translating into MEPGFIKANSSNLPRVDLLMLGDFLASNKDFCSSEFRNVKASLSSRPSYGDDAISYVQVQNDRNICTVKCKICPEHKVHAKLYSVTLIVDKDEEKVISVQCHDCVAAQGGCKHAIALLMWVHRRSEEPSCTEVQCYWKKSKLSRVGTAIKYITVKNLANSNGSSIIPSNSTVLQIFLEESQKKNLERCELLKFQAGYTCDELLSVSMHHLVLQFKEKCCNTLLQQININNNILIEIEKKTRDQHANSLWYELRYGRITASRAYDVSHCQTSDGALISLIMGGKIPDTAAMKRGRDLENKVRDSVSRKLKKIINSCGLFISQTYPMLAGSPDGVCEDCIVEIKCPMTEQTFVKYIKNGQPTKKCYMQIQVQMYLTGLKKCYFCVADPNFSTNSNVEIVCVTFNEDFILENIKSLVTFWETYVYPLLYRSIE; encoded by the exons ATGGAACCAGGTTTCATCAAAGCAAATAGCTCCAATTTGCCCAGAGTTGATTTGTTAATGTTGGGAGATTTTCTCGCTTCAAATAAAGACTTTTGTTCCTCTGAATTCCGAAATGTGAAAGCTTCCTt gtcTTCACGGCCATCATATGGGGATGATGCAATCAGTTATGTTCAAGTACAGAATGACAGAAATATTTGCACtgtgaaatgtaaaatttgcCCAGAACACAAAGTTCATGCTAAGCTGTATTCAGTTACATTGATTGTTGATAAGGATGAAGAAAAAGTTATATCAGTGCAATGCCATGATTGTGTAGCTGCTCAAGGAGGCTGCAAACATGCCATTGCTTTACTTATGTGGGTTCATCGTAGGAGTGAGGAGCCATCATGTACAGAAGTGCAgtgttattggaaaaaatCCAAACTATCCAGAGTAGGCACAGCTATCAAGTATATTACAGTAAAGAACTTGGCTAATAGTAATGGTAGTTCCATCATACCATCAAATTCCacagttttacaaatttttttagaagaaagccaaaagaaaaatcttgaaaGATGTGAGCTGTTGAAGTTTCAAGCAGGTTATACTTGTGATGAGCTACTTAGTGTTTCCATGCATCACCTTGTACTACAGTTTAAGGAAAAATGTTGCAACACACTTTtacaacaaattaatataaataacaatatcctaattgaaattgaaaagaaGACCAGAGATCAGCATGCAAATAGCCTTTGGTATGAATTAAGATATGGCCGGATTACAGCCTCTAGGGCTTATGATGTCAGCCATTGCCAGACAAGTGACGGAGCCCTAATTTCTCTTATTATGGGGGGAAAAATCCCAGACACGGCTGCCATGAAGCGAGGGAGAGACTTGGAAAATAAAGTGCGAGATTCAGTGAGCAGaaaacttaagaaaataataaacagttGTGGACTCTTCATATCCCAAACCTATCCAATGTTAGCTGGTTCGCCAGATGGTGTATGTGAAGACTGTATTGTTGAAATTAAGTGTCCCATGACCGAACAAACCTTTgtcaagtatataaaaaacggACAACCAACAAAAAAATGCTACATGCAGATACAAGTGCAAATGTATTTGACAGGACTTAAAAAGTGTTATTTTTGTGTAGCGGATCCTAacttttcaacaaattctaatgTTGAAATTGTATGTGTTACATTCAACGAAGACtttatattagaaaatattaaaagtttagtTACATTTTGGGAAACCTATGTGTATCCTTTATTGTACAGAagtattgaataa
- the LOC132904446 gene encoding uncharacterized protein LOC132904446: MNDKVYKWCAVPLCKNTSKSTPDKLFVYVPNKKKLRYMWLRLARRDPTKVVTKSSIYFCEDHFDMPNDMENYMQYRIMGYVSQVRMKPGCMPSKFECQPSRKRSNTEERPYILKKQKSNNVAEHVDEIETGSSGQHNLEELEQITEKPKMINKSIQVHLTRPFRSKALQTQCQSVTKMTSPLKPHLISAATSPFKIKHFAKNNPSSHNVNVMRRIFKKEERSDSDTSYTPSVAHPGSSPSTKSFEMESASDCSELLEEDKKQETIKILESTLKKIMNNPRFYIGIPKNCYHLLNIIEKQTSIPINHILLCLKKIRLNNSFRELADEFAMDATYASRIFSKNIPILASVIRPFIVTLDIELIKKNLPMAFRHRFHKVSCIIDCLEIEIQKPSKAVNQALTWSDYKKANTIKYLVSCTPNGLVNFISPGYGGRITDTCLVETCDFVKCLQQGMCVMADRGFKHVEVYLRQRGMVLVRPPSVQSGTKFSKAEAKETKQIASLRIHIERVIRRLREYSMLKPHACLNLGLVKVLDDVITIACGLINLQDSLIK, translated from the exons atgaatgataaagtttataagtgGTGTGCAGTTCCTTTGTGCAAAAACACATCAAAATCCACACCGGATAAATTGTTTGTGTATGTACCAAACAAGAAAAAACTGAGATATATGTGGCTCCGGCTTGCACGTCGAGACCCAACCAAAGTAGTCACCAAATcttcaatttatttctgtGAGGACCACTTTGAc ATGCCAAATGACATGGAAAATTATATGCAATATAGAATAATGGGTTATGTTTCGCAAGTTAGGATGAAACCTGGTTGTATGCCCAGTAAATTCGAATGTCAACCTAGTAGGAAGCGATCGAATACAGAAGAACGACCCTATATactcaaaaaacaaaaaagcaatAATGTTGCAGAACAtgttgatgaaattgaaactgGAAGTTCAG GTCAACATAATTTGGAAGAGCTGGAACAAATCACAGAAAAAccaaaaatgataaataaatctattcaagTGCACTTAACAAGACCATTCAGAAGTAAAGCTTTGCAAACACAATGCCAATCAGTTACAAAGATGACATCTCCGCTGAAGCCACACCTGATTTCTGCTGCTACATCTCCATTTAAAATCAAACACTTTGCTAAAAATAATCCATCTAGCCACAATGTAAATGTAATGagaagaatatttaaaaaagaagaacgGTCTGATAGTGATACTTCTTATACACCCTCTGTTGCTCATCCAGGTTCATCGCCATCAACAAAATCTTTTGAAATGGAATCGGCTTCTGATTGCAGTGAACTTTTAGAAGAAGACAAAAAACAggaaactataaaaattttggaatCTACATTGAAGAAAATCATGAACAATCCACGTTTTTACATTGGAATTCCGAAAAATTGTTACCACTtactaaatattattgaaaaacaaacaagtatcccaattaatcatattttactgtgtctaaaaaaaattagattgAATAATTCATTCCGTGAACTTGCTGATGAGTTTGCCATGGATGCTACTTATGCTAGCAGAATATTCTCTAAAAATATACCGATATTAGCTAGTGTGATTCGCCCATTCATTGTTACATTAgatattgaattaattaaaaagaatttaccTATGGCCTTCAGGCACCGATTTCATAAAGTAAGCTGTATAATAGACTGTTTAGAGATTGAGATACAAAAGCCATCGAAGGCAGTGAATCAAGCTTTGACATGGTCTGATTATAAAAAGGCTAACACtataaaatatcttgtttCTTGTACTCCCAATGGCCTGGTCAATTTTATTTCCCCTGGTTATGGAGGACGTATAACAGATACATGCCTGGTTGAAACCTGTGACTTTGTAAAGTGTTTACAACAGGGTATGTGTGTCATGGCTGACCGGGGGTTCAAACATGTGGAAGTCTACTTACGCCAGAGGGGGATGGTATTAGTTAGACCACCAAGTGTTCAGTCTGGTACTAAATTTTCTAAGGCTGAAGCTAAGGAAACTAAGCAAATTGCAAGCCTTCGGATTCATATTGAGCGGGTCATCAGACGTTTACGGGAGTACAGTATGTTAAAACCTCATGCTTGTCTTAATTTAGGCTTAGTGAAAGTACTTGATGATGTAATAACTATAGCTTGCGGTTTAATTAACTTACAAGATTCGCtcataaaataa
- the LOC106139062 gene encoding protein-lysine N-methyltransferase EEF2KMT, whose protein sequence is MLPDLTAQDGVLRKLILYYFQGVLNFVLKVEEIAELTWNLQQCFIEATVLNPLLLKYPINKNFSRLYLKKLIDYLEPHQEVHDELYAELCNLMDNNSKEDLYYYRHYVVNNDISNVISIRETNKMVVNGTTGMRTWEAGVMIADWAICNKELFKKKKVLELGSGVGLTGIAITKFCCIEEYIFTDCHSEVLNTLAYNVSINFPNTKSKEKDGMTMFNLRNKICKIGVMPLDWNDEDLPGLAPDIIIGADVVYDPCIIKPLCNVIQTFLNRNNNLEVYFATIIRIEETFKQFLLSLDERGLKYDILQQEHNVHFAWDANIERCLLKVY, encoded by the exons ATGCTTCCAGACTTAACTGCCCAGGATGGAGTTCTAAGAAAACTAATTCTTTATTACTTTCAAGGAGtccttaattttgttttgaag GTAGAAGAAATTGCAGAACTGACCTGGAATCTGCAGCAATGTTTTATAGAAGCAACAGTGCTCAATCCATTATTACTGAAATAtccaataaataagaatttttcaagattatatTTGAAGAAATTGATAGACTATTTAGAACCACATCAAGAAGTCCATGATGAACTTTATGCAGAGCTATGTAATTTGATGGATAATAATTCTAAAGAAGATCTTTATTACTATCGGCATTATGTTGTAAATAATGACATAAGCAATGTTATAAGTATAAGAGAGACTAATAAAATGGTTGTGAATGGGACCACGGGGATGCGCACTTGGGAG GCTGGTGTGATGATAGCTGACTGGGCTATTTGCAATAAGGAGCTAttcaaaaagaagaaagtgcTTGAACTAGGTTCAGGTGTTGGGTTAACTGGAATcgcaataacaaaattttgttgcATTGAAGAGTACATCTTCACAGATTGTCACAGTGAAGTGTTAAATACACTTGCTTACAATGTCAGTATAAATTTTCCTAACACAAagtcaaaagaaaaagatggaatgaccatgtttaatttaagaaataaaatttgtaaaatag gTGTAATGCCGCTGGATTGGAATGATGAAGATTTACCAGGGTTAGCACCGGATATAATAATTGGTGCTGATGTAGTTTATGATCCTTGTATCATAAAACCATTGTGTAATGTGatacaaacatttttgaacagaaataataatttggaaGTTTATTTTGCAACTATTATCAGAATTGAAGAAACATTTAAAcagtttttattatctttag atgAAAGAGGGTTAAAATATGACATATTACAACAGGAACACAACGTGCACTTTGCATGGGATGCAAATATTGAAAgatgtttattaaaagtttattaa